TGGCTATGACGTCCTTTGCTGGCTTCCCTTCGGGCAAAAATCCCTATGTCCCTGTGCCGGAGGTCTTCTTCAGGTCGCTCCTGCCAGAGATCGAGGATGTGGCGGAATTGAAAGTGACGCTGCACCTCTTCTGGCTGTTGGCCCAGAAGCGCGGTGAGCCACGCTGTGTGAGCGAGCCGGAGCTGTTGGGCGATCGTGTGCTGTTGAAAAGCCTGAAGCGGCGCGGTGATCCGCGCCCTCCTGAAGAACGAGTACGCCAGGGCCTGGAAAAAGCGGTAGCGCGCGGCACGGTTCTCCGCGTCTACCTCAAGGTGCTCGGTGATGATGGCTCTGAGGATGAGGTCGTTGGCTGGTATTTCTTTAATACGGCCCGCAGCCGGCGCGTCGTGGCTGAGCTGCAGGGCAGTGAGTTGATCCCGGTCCGCCTGCTCGACGTGGGACAGCATCGCTTCGCGCCAGAGCACGGACAGCGCCAGAGCCAGAGTCAGGGCCAGGGCCAGGGAGGCGACCCTTCGCCCTCCCCGGCTGCTACGGCGCTGGCGCGCGTTGGCCACAACCAGACTCAGCATTTACACATTGAGATTGAACGTCCGAATATATTTGTCTTGTACGAACAGAATATAGGGCTTCTTTCTCCACTGATCGCTGATGAGCTGCGCGATGCCGCTGAGCGCTATCCCCCAGAGTGGGTCGAGGCAGCTTTTCGCGAGGCAGTAGAACATAATAAGCGTAACTGGCGTTATATTCGCGCAATCTTGAGGCGCTGGGAAACGGAAGGCAGATAACCTATGGAACGCTTGAATGAGATTATGCTCAAACAGCGACGGCAGCAATTGCTTCAGCAGCGCGCTCGCCAGGCTGGAACGCTGCCGCGAGAGCGTGGGGAGCAGACGATGCGCCTGCCTGAGCAGACAGCTCGCCTGAATCAGCCCCTCTCGCACCCCGGGCGCTCGCCTCGTGGACGGGTTGAGGTGACGGAAGTGCCTGGGGCTGATGTCCTGACCGATACTCTCGCGCTCGAGGGCGGCTCACCGCTCTCGCGTCCAAGCCGGCGGCCTGGTCGTCAGACCGATCGCCTCTATGGCGCGCGTCGAGAGGTCCCGGCGCCATCGCTTCCACGGCGTGCGCGCGACTACTACTATCGGGCTGACGATTACCTCCCATCCTTGCGTGGAGATGCCCTCTCCGAAGAGGTATGGGAGGAGGACGAGGATGACGACGATGAGGGCGGGATGCGCTACGGCGATTGGGAGGATGACCAGGAGTTGCTGGAAGCCCCTTCCCGCCCGGCTCTCTCCCGCTCGACTGTGGCCAGCAGGCTACCCTCGCCAAAGCGTGCGTTCGCGCCCGGCGAGGGCGCTGCGCTGCATCGTCGGACGGAGGGGCCGGCCTCGGTCCCGCCCCCCAGTCTGCCAGGTGGTCGGCTGGCCCTCCCTTCCTCTGGTGCGCCTTCCCCAGCTCGTCAGCAACGGGTGACTCAGCCCCTGCGCCCCAATGCGCTGGCCTCCCCTGCCTTTGCACAGCAGCAGGAGACGCTGCGGCAGCGCCCAGCTCGCCAGACGCCAGGCCACGAGCGGCCAGCAGGGAGATCGCTGGGGGCGTTCAGCTCCAACGCTGGTGGCTCGGCGTTGCCGGCTCCCTTTGGCTCCCAGCGTCCTGTTTGCCCAAAATGCAAGGGGGCGGGCTACCTGCGTCTCGATGTGCCCTTTGGCCATCCGCACTTCGGTAAGCCTATTCCCTGCGAGTGCAAGGAGGCCGATCTCAAGGAGCGCCGGCGCCAACAGCTCCGCAGCATGTCTAATCTCGAAGCCTTCCGCGATAAAAGCTTCAAGAGCTTTAACTATACGGTGCCTGGGGTGCGGCAGGCCTACCAGGCTGCCCTGGGGTATGCGCGCGAGCCTGATGGCTGGTTGCTGCTGGTGGGACCTAACGGCTGCGGCAAGACCCACCTGGCGGCGGCTATTGCCAACCTCTCCCTGGAAAATGGCTCGCTGGTACTCTTCGCAACAGTGCCCGACCTGCTCGACCATCTGCGGGCTGCCTTCGCTCCCGAGGCTCCCGAGGTCTACGATCAGCTCTTTGCGCGCATGCGCGAGGCGGAGCTGCTCGTGCTCGACGATCTGGGAGCGCAGCAAAGCTCGCCCTGGGCCAATGAGAAGCTCTTCCAGTTGCTGAACTATCGTTATAATTTGCGCTATCCAACGGTGATCACGGCTAATCCCCGCGGCTTACAGGCCATCGATGAGCGTATTCGCTCGCGCCTCTCCGATGCCTCTCTCGTGACTATGGTGACCTTTGAGGGGGCGCTGGATTATCGTCCGCGCAATCCTCGTCGGAATTGAGCCGACGCTGGCCTGATCGCCCGAGCGTGCTGCAGCCTGCCCCTCCTTTCCAGACTGGCAGAGAAGAAGGGCATGGCTGTGGTGCGCTCCCCGCCGCTCGCAACTCCTGCCCAGCTCTTCCCCCTCTTCTCTGCGTCTGACTGCCCTCGTCGTCAGGGGTTTCACCAGACTGGCAGGCGGTGCTCGTGGGGCTAATCCCGCCCTTTGAGGGCTTGCCTCTCAGCTCTTCTCTGCCTCTCTTGCTGTTGCCGGAACCTTCTTGCGTGTGCGATACTATCATAATGAGGAGTAGAACGCAGAACGCTATCCCTTCTCTAGCCCTCCACCTCCACGCGCTTCGGGGAGAAACAAGGAGGGTGGGGGGGGAGTCCATGCACGGGTGTGCCAGATGAAACATATCGTCGGGTCATGGAGAACGAGCGGGCAAGCACAGACGAGACGGAGCGTGGGGACATCAGTATGAATGCGGCTGAGGAGAAGCCCCTGGTACGGGAGGCCCTGGTCGAAGATGCTCGCTGGGAGCGGGCTTTGGCCCGCGCTCTGGCCCGCGTCAAAGGCCCCACCGATCTGGCCATTCTCTTCGCCAGTGGCCTCTATGCGGAATCGCTGCCTGAACTCGTGCGTCGTGCCTACGAGGAAAGCGAGGTACGCCTGTTGATTGGTTGCTCTGGCCAGGGGGTGATCGGCCAGGGCGAGGAGCTGGAGGAGACGGCGGCCCTGGCCCTGATGACGCTGCAGTTGCCGGGCGCACGACTGCGCGTGGTGCGCTTTACCCAGGCCCTGGTCGAGGAGTGCGAACGCGCCGAGGAGTGGCATACGCGCCTGGGGCTGCCTCCTGAAGAGGTCAATGCCTGGCTGATTCTGGCTGACCCTTTCCGTCTGGATAGTGAGGCTCTCCTGGAAGGGCTGGCTCGGGCCTATCCCCATTGCCCGATAGTGGGTGGCCTGGCCTCGGCTCACCCCTTGCTGCAGCGAACCTTTGTCTTTCGCAACGGCCAGGTCTTTGGCGAAGGAGGCGTCGGGCTGGCCCTCGGCGGCCCCTACACGATCTTGCCACTCGTCTCTCAGGGGTGTGAACCCATCGGCGAACCCTGGACGATTACCAGTGTCCGCGGCAATCTCGTCGAGACGATTTCTAATCGTCCAGCCTATGAACTTCTTTTAGAGACCTTACAGGAGCTACCACCTTTCCTGCAGCGTCGCGCCCGCCATAACCTGCTGGTGGGCCTGGCTGCCAACGAATACCGCGAGAGCTTTGGACGCGGTAGCTTTCTGGTGCGGCCCCTGATTGGGGTTGACCGGCTCAGCGGAGGGTTGGCCATTGGAGCGATGCCGCGCGTGGGCCAGACAATTCAATTCCAGATGCGCGATGCCAGCACCGCTGACATGGATCTGCGCGATGCGCTGGAGCGGGCGCGCGAGGAGCTACGTGACCGCGAGCCGGTGGCGGCGATCCTCTGCACCTGCAACGGACGTGGCATGAATCTCTTCGATACCCCTAATCATGATGCCGAGGCGGTCGAGCACTATCTTGGTCCCCTGCCGCTCATCGGTCTCTTCTGCAGCGGCGAAATTGGGCCTGTTGATGGCCGTCCCTTCCTTCACGGCTTTACCGCCTGCATGGCCTTGCTCGTGCGCAGGGAATAAAGCCGCCGGGCCCGGGCCTGCAGAGGCGGGGCCCAGCGCGGGAATATGATGCTCGCTCGCCAGGAGCGTCACTATCTGCTGGTCGAAACATTCGAAGTGGCTCCTTTCTCCTGCTCTGCTCCGCTCTCACCTCAAGTGGACGGTGCAGTCCAGACCTGGGCCGTGCCGTCGTTGCTGCAGGAGAGTATCAACCGGCCATCGCGTGACCACCAGGCCGACCAGACGGTGTCGCTATGCCCGTGATAAATCAACGACGGTCGCCCGCTGCTCGCCTCCCAGATTTGAACCGTGCCATCTTTGCCAGCCGAGGCCAAAAAGCGGCCATTGGGAGACCAGGCCACGCTCCACACACGATTCTGATGTCCGCGATAGATCAGCTCCTGATTGCCTGTGGCGGCTTGCCAGATGCGGACGGTGGCGTCGCGTCCTCCGGAAGCGAGGTGCTGGCCATCGGGGGCCCAATCCAGGTTTAAAACTCCCCCCTGGTGACCCAGGCAGATAGCTAGCGTCGTTCCATCGGAAGGTTGCCAGATGCGCACGGTACTATCCTCCGAGCAGGAGGCGAGCAGCTGAGCAACACGGGACCAGGAAAGGCCACGGATCGTATCTTGATGAGCGGTATAAGTGAAGACGGTATTCCCATCACGAGCGTTCCAGACCTGGACGGTGCGGTCGCCGCTCCCAGAGGCCACCTGCTGGCTACCGGGAGACCAAGCCAGGGCATAGATCGGCTGGCTGTGACCGCTGTAGCTGAGGAGAATGCTACCGCTTCTGACCTCGCCGATATAGACCTGATGGTCCTGGCCGCCGAAGGCCAGATAGTTTCCATCGGGAGACCAGGCCAGCGCATAGATCTCCTGCTTCAGGTTCCCACTATTCCAGATCAGCACAGGTCGCCCCGTGAGCGGCTCCCAAATCTGGACCGTCCCGTCCTGCCCACCGGTAGCGGCGAGCTGGTTGTCGGGCGACCAGGCGGCGCAGTAGACATAGCCGTGATGCCCCGTGTAGCGCGTCACAAGGCTCCCTGCCGCGCTGGCCTCAGCTTGGGGGCTGGTACTTGTAGAGCTGGCAGACGTTTGGGTTGGTGTTGATGAAGGGCGAGCTGAGGGTATGGAAGAGGGGGCAGAGGCCGAATTGCCAGCCATGCGCGCTCCGACGGTGCTTCCGGGAAAAGCTCCTTGAGAAGGAGAAACCCTTGAGAAGGTGTGCAGCAGAGCCAACGTCAAACCTCCGCCGAGCAGGACCAGCCCGCCTGCTCCCATAAGGAGTGCGCGCCGCGATAGAGCCTGCTTGCTTCTCGTCTCGGGGGCTGGTTGGGCCTGGGCCGGAGCACTAAAGCCGGGAGGTGGCGGAGTGATCGGCTCGGTCCCTGTTGTGGCAGAACCAGCGTGCTCAGTGGGGGTCGCCAGGACTACCGTCCCGCTGTCGTCTCTCTGCCTTTGTGTCCACTCGTCCTCTGGCAAGATGACCAGGTGACCACAAAGAGGGCAGAAACGTGCCTCTGATGGCAGAGGGGTTCCACAAAAGGGGCAGAACATCACTTCTGTCTCCTTTGTATTAGCTAGAGGCTATCCTCAGTGAAAAGGGTTAAGAGAACAGATGACGTCGCTCTTCCACTGTAATGGGTGTCCCCTTCCAGGTAAACGCTCCTTGACTGTTGTGTTTGCAGGCGAGAAGCAGGGGTCCAGTCGATTGTTCACTCCGACTGGTAACAGCCAACCCGGGGCCAGGGCCGTTCTCAACAGCAAGGTCTCAGGATGCTGCTTGCCTGCTCAGGCTCCTGCTTGCCAGGAGCCTGGCGGAGCAAGGGCGCATCCATCTCGATAAGGTTCTCATCAGCTGAGATCGTAGCCTGGCGGTCACGGCAGAAGCATGTTCTCGTGAGTGTGTTCAGGGTAAAGATCTGCTTAAACAGAGGGAGCTGTCCAGACCTGGGCTGTGCCGTCGTTGCCGCACAGGAGAAGCTGCTGACCATCGCCTGACCAGCGTGCGGACCAGACAGTGTCGCTGTGCCCGCGATAAGTGAAGCGTAGTTGCCCACTGACTGCCTCCCAGATCTGCACCGTGCCATCTTTGCCAGCCGAAGCCAGACGGTGGCCATCGGGAGACCAGGCCACACTCCAGACGCGGCTCTGATGACCGCGATAGATCAGCTCCTGGGTGCCAGTGGAAGCGCGCCAGATTCGCGCCGTGGCATCGCGACCGCCCGAGACCAGTTGCTGACCATCCGGCGACCAATCCACGTTTAAGACTCCCCCTTGGTGGCCGCGGCAGCTGATCAGTGTGGTCCCGTCGGCGGGTTGCCAGATCTGTATGGTACCATCCTCAGCACAGGAGGCCAGCAGGCGAGTCACGGGAGACCAGGAGAGACCGCGGATGACCTCCTGATGCGCGGTGTAGGTGAGGAGAAGGCTGCCGTCGAGGGCTCTCCAAATCTGGACGCTGGCGTCTTCGCCGCCCGAGGCGAGGAGCTGGCTGTCGGGGGACCAGGCCAGGGCATAGATCGGCTGGCTATGACCGCTGTAGCTGAGGAGGATGGAGCCGCTGTGCACGTCGGCAACGTAAACCTGGTGGTCCTGGCCACCGAAGGCCAGGTACTTCCCATTCGGAGACCAGGCCAGGACGTAGATCTCCTGCCCGGGCCAGACACTCCTCCAGCTTTGTACAGGTAGGCCCGCCATCGGCTCCCACAATTGGACAGTGCCATCTTGTCCTCCGGTGGCTGCCAGCAGGCTATCGGGCGACCAGGCGGCGCAGTAGACATAGCCACGGTGCCCGGTATAGTAGCAGATCAACAAACTTCCCTCTGTCGGCGCTTGAGAAGACGACTCGCTAGTGGCAGTCGCGAACCTTCTGGCTGCGGGAGGAGAAGCGGATCGCCTGTCCTCTTCGCCGGAGAGGTTCAGTGTGGCCCAGACCAGACCACCCCCAAGCAGTGCAACGCCTGTTGTCCCCAGGCCAGCAAGAAGACGGCGTCTCCCCACTAGCCGCCCTCCTCCTCGGATGTTGGCCTTTGTTGCAGGCCGCAGCGAAATAATAAAGCCCGGAGGAGGCAGGGTCGAAGGAGCAGAAGCTCGTGATTCATCAAGAAGAGGCGACGAAGGAGCAAGGGGCATGCTGGGCTGCCTCTGCCTGCTGGCAGCTAGCGCGCCATCCCGCTCGCGAGACTGCTCGTCCTCGGCCCCCAGGACTACCTTCTGACCGCAACGGGAACAGAAAGGCGCCTTCGATGACAAAGTTGCACCACAGAAAGTACAAAGCATAAAGCTGACTCCTGCCTCTCTAGCGTATACTGTACGGTTACGGCCTGGCCATCATTGTCGGCGGCAGCCTACAGCTATCCCCCGTCTCCATTGACCTGCCCCATCTTTCTGCCGGCCATCATACCCTTCGCATCTCCACTAAACGCCCTTTGCTCCCTTCATTGTAGGAGAGAAAAAGGAAAGAAGGAAGTCCTGGGCAGGCCCTTTCTGGTCCCACTCGCGGATGGTTTTTCAGCGCTGGCTGTAACCAATAGCCGGGGCCATTCGTAAAAACATTTCGAAACTGCACCGTTCTAGATCTTTCTAGAACCAGACCAGAAAGGGTACGAGAGAACAGTATGCATCGCCTGGCGAAGCTAAGCATGGCTAACAGGAGTATCGTGGCCTTAGCCACCATTGCTGTGCTCCTGTTAGGAGGATATATCATCCCGTTGTTAAAGCAAGAGCTGCTTCCACCGCTTGTTTATCCAGCTATTTCGGTTATCACAGCCTATCCGGGGGCTGCCCCGGCGCAGGTGGAGCAAGACATCACCGATCCGCTAGAAAGCGACTTCCAGGGCAACGCTGGAGTGCAGCGGATCACCTCACAGTCCAGCCAGGGGCTATCGGTCATCACGATCTACTATAACTTTGGAACCGACCTGGACCGGGCCCAGCAGACCATCAGCGAAGAGATTAACAAGGCCCAGGCCAGTCTACCCTCCAACGTCACCCCGCAGGTCCAGCAATATGACTTTGCCGACGTGCCCATTATCACCCTGGCCGTCAGCTCGGACCAGAACCAGCAAGACCTTGCTGTGCGCCTCAAACAGATTGTGGTGCCGGCTCTTCAAGGGATCAATGGAGTAGCGACTGTCAGCGTCACTGGTGTGCGACAGCAGATTGTCAGCATCACTCTCGACCCCAAGAAGCTGCAGCAGTACAATCTGACCGTCAGCCAGGTTGAGCAAGTGCTGCAGGCCAACAACATCACGCTGCCGGCGGGCCAGCAGACCACCAACGATCAGACGCTGGCGGTACGTGTGGGGAACACCCTTGGCTCGCTAGACGACCTCAAGAACCTGGTTGTTGGCGAGCAGGCGGTCCTACCACAGGGCCAGTTTCCGAGCAGCTCCACGGCAGCCAGTGCCAGCGCTGCCGCCGCGCTGCAGCAACAGCAGAGCAATGCCAGCACCAGTGCCAGCGCTGCCGCCGCGGCGGGCGTTACCCTGAAGCCGATCAAGCTTGGCGATGTTGCCACTATCAAGGAAGATCTCGCGCCCTCCACGACCCTGACACGTACCAATGGCAAACCTAGCCTGGGCATCTCGATCACCAAGACCAACGACGGCAATGCCGTCTCGATCTCGCAGGACGTCAACAACCAGCTTCCTGACCTGGAGCGCAAATTAGGCTATCATGCCCGGATCACCATCGTAAGCGACCAGGCCCCCTACATTCAGGAGTCGGTCCGCGACCTGGCTCGCGAAGGGCTGCTCGGCGCACTCTTTGCGGTCGTCGTCATTCTGATCTTCCTGCTCTCCGTGCGCTCCACCCTGGTCACGGCGATCTCCATTCCACTCTCGATCGTGATCGCCCTGATCTGTCTCTGGGTGGGGAACTACTCGCTCAACCTTCTGACCCTCTCGGGCCTGACCATTGCTGTCGGGCGTGTCGTTGACGACTCCATCGTTGTTCTTGAAAATATCTATCGCCATTTGCGAGGAGGAGAAGACAAACGCACGGCGGTTCTCGCAGGGGTCAAAGAGGTAGCGACTGCCGTCACGGCCTCGACTCTGACCACTGTTTGTGTCTTTCTACCGCTGGCCTTTATTGGCGACATTGTTGGCGAGTATGCCCACCCGCTGGCCTTCTCGGTCACGGTGGCCCTGCTGGCCTCGCTACTGGTGGCCCTGACCATTATCCCCGTATTGGCCTACTGGTTCCTTAAGGGACCGGCGGAGAAGGCCAAGAGTGAGCGTGCACTTCCCCAGGAAAAGCCCAGCTTCCTGGAGCGGGGCTATGTGCCCCTGGTGCGTTGGGTCACGCGCCACCGTGCCATTACCCTGGTCGTGGCCCTGCTGCTCTTCCTTGGCAGCTGTGCGCTCTTCCCGCTCCTACCGGTCAACGTCTTCGGCAACCAGGGGGCGACCTCCTTCCGCTTTAGCCAGAAGCTGGAACCGACGGCCAGCCTGGCCCGTCTCGATGCGGCGGCGCGACCTGTTGAAAACATGCTCAGCACCATTCCTGACATCCAGGCCTATCAGGTGACCATCGGCGGGGGTGGCAACTCCCTGCTCAACCTCGGCCCTGGGGCCTCCAATGGCAGTAGCGCCACCTATATCGTCACCGTCAAATCGGGCGCTGATCTCAATCAGGTACAGCAGACCGTTCGCGACCGTCTCAAAGGGCTGCAGGGAGTTGGCACCTTTACCTTCCTGCAGACCAGCAACAGCAACATCGTCGATATCACCGTGCAGGCGCCTGACGAGACCACACTGCGCCAGGCGGCTCAGCAGGTCTACGCTGCGGTCGCCAACACACCCAACACCGCCGACGTCAGCAGCGACCTCTCCTCGGCGGTTCCCCTGATTGATGTCCATGTCGATCCTACCAAGGCCCTGGCCCACGGTCTGACGGCGGTCCAGGTAGGGCAGCTGTTGCAGACCGTTTACAATGGCACCACCGTGACCCACGTCACCCTCAACGGAGTGCAACAGGATGTCGACCTCAAGCTGGGAACGGCCCCGACCAGCCTGCAGCAGCTGCGAGATCTCCGGCTGCCGACCGGTTCTGGTAGCGTTCGTCTCGGCGACATTGCCACGGTCAGCCAGGTCAATGGGCCAACCCAGATCTCACACCTCAACGGCACACGCACGGCTACCATTACCCTGACCGCCACCATCGATAACGTGGGGGCGGTGACGCGCGATGTCGAGAAGCGCATCAACGGCCTGCATCTGCCGGATGGGGCCAGCGCCAGCCTGGGCACCAACACCTCCCTGCAGAACCAGGCCCTGCAGCAGTTCTACTTTATCCTGCTGGTGGCCATTCCTCTGGTCTACATTGTGATGGTGGCCACCTTCCGCAGCCTGGTGCAGCCACTGATCTTGCTCATCTCCATTCCCTTTGCCGGCGTTGGCTCGCTCATCCTGGCGGCCATTACGCAC
This genomic interval from Thermogemmatispora onikobensis contains the following:
- a CDS encoding ATP-binding protein; the encoded protein is MERLNEIMLKQRRQQLLQQRARQAGTLPRERGEQTMRLPEQTARLNQPLSHPGRSPRGRVEVTEVPGADVLTDTLALEGGSPLSRPSRRPGRQTDRLYGARREVPAPSLPRRARDYYYRADDYLPSLRGDALSEEVWEEDEDDDDEGGMRYGDWEDDQELLEAPSRPALSRSTVASRLPSPKRAFAPGEGAALHRRTEGPASVPPPSLPGGRLALPSSGAPSPARQQRVTQPLRPNALASPAFAQQQETLRQRPARQTPGHERPAGRSLGAFSSNAGGSALPAPFGSQRPVCPKCKGAGYLRLDVPFGHPHFGKPIPCECKEADLKERRRQQLRSMSNLEAFRDKSFKSFNYTVPGVRQAYQAALGYAREPDGWLLLVGPNGCGKTHLAAAIANLSLENGSLVLFATVPDLLDHLRAAFAPEAPEVYDQLFARMREAELLVLDDLGAQQSSPWANEKLFQLLNYRYNLRYPTVITANPRGLQAIDERIRSRLSDASLVTMVTFEGALDYRPRNPRRN
- a CDS encoding WD40 repeat domain-containing protein gives rise to the protein MICYYTGHRGYVYCAAWSPDSLLAATGGQDGTVQLWEPMAGLPVQSWRSVWPGQEIYVLAWSPNGKYLAFGGQDHQVYVADVHSGSILLSYSGHSQPIYALAWSPDSQLLASGGEDASVQIWRALDGSLLLTYTAHQEVIRGLSWSPVTRLLASCAEDGTIQIWQPADGTTLISCRGHQGGVLNVDWSPDGQQLVSGGRDATARIWRASTGTQELIYRGHQSRVWSVAWSPDGHRLASAGKDGTVQIWEAVSGQLRFTYRGHSDTVWSARWSGDGQQLLLCGNDGTAQVWTAPSV
- a CDS encoding WD40 repeat domain-containing protein, with amino-acid sequence MTRYTGHHGYVYCAAWSPDNQLAATGGQDGTVQIWEPLTGRPVLIWNSGNLKQEIYALAWSPDGNYLAFGGQDHQVYIGEVRSGSILLSYSGHSQPIYALAWSPGSQQVASGSGDRTVQVWNARDGNTVFTYTAHQDTIRGLSWSRVAQLLASCSEDSTVRIWQPSDGTTLAICLGHQGGVLNLDWAPDGQHLASGGRDATVRIWQAATGNQELIYRGHQNRVWSVAWSPNGRFLASAGKDGTVQIWEASSGRPSLIYHGHSDTVWSAWWSRDGRLILSCSNDGTAQVWTAPST
- a CDS encoding DnaD domain-containing protein: MTSFAGFPSGKNPYVPVPEVFFRSLLPEIEDVAELKVTLHLFWLLAQKRGEPRCVSEPELLGDRVLLKSLKRRGDPRPPEERVRQGLEKAVARGTVLRVYLKVLGDDGSEDEVVGWYFFNTARSRRVVAELQGSELIPVRLLDVGQHRFAPEHGQRQSQSQGQGQGGDPSPSPAATALARVGHNQTQHLHIEIERPNIFVLYEQNIGLLSPLIADELRDAAERYPPEWVEAAFREAVEHNKRNWRYIRAILRRWETEGR
- a CDS encoding efflux RND transporter permease subunit, whose product is MANRSIVALATIAVLLLGGYIIPLLKQELLPPLVYPAISVITAYPGAAPAQVEQDITDPLESDFQGNAGVQRITSQSSQGLSVITIYYNFGTDLDRAQQTISEEINKAQASLPSNVTPQVQQYDFADVPIITLAVSSDQNQQDLAVRLKQIVVPALQGINGVATVSVTGVRQQIVSITLDPKKLQQYNLTVSQVEQVLQANNITLPAGQQTTNDQTLAVRVGNTLGSLDDLKNLVVGEQAVLPQGQFPSSSTAASASAAAALQQQQSNASTSASAAAAAGVTLKPIKLGDVATIKEDLAPSTTLTRTNGKPSLGISITKTNDGNAVSISQDVNNQLPDLERKLGYHARITIVSDQAPYIQESVRDLAREGLLGALFAVVVILIFLLSVRSTLVTAISIPLSIVIALICLWVGNYSLNLLTLSGLTIAVGRVVDDSIVVLENIYRHLRGGEDKRTAVLAGVKEVATAVTASTLTTVCVFLPLAFIGDIVGEYAHPLAFSVTVALLASLLVALTIIPVLAYWFLKGPAEKAKSERALPQEKPSFLERGYVPLVRWVTRHRAITLVVALLLFLGSCALFPLLPVNVFGNQGATSFRFSQKLEPTASLARLDAAARPVENMLSTIPDIQAYQVTIGGGGNSLLNLGPGASNGSSATYIVTVKSGADLNQVQQTVRDRLKGLQGVGTFTFLQTSNSNIVDITVQAPDETTLRQAAQQVYAAVANTPNTADVSSDLSSAVPLIDVHVDPTKALAHGLTAVQVGQLLQTVYNGTTVTHVTLNGVQQDVDLKLGTAPTSLQQLRDLRLPTGSGSVRLGDIATVSQVNGPTQISHLNGTRTATITLTATIDNVGAVTRDVEKRINGLHLPDGASASLGTNTSLQNQALQQFYFILLVAIPLVYIVMVATFRSLVQPLILLISIPFAGVGSLILAAITHTPIGVSSLFGFLMLIGIVVTNAIVLIDLVNQYRARGLDARAAVVEGGRRRLRPILMTALATVMALIPMALGIGGGDSLLISGDLAIVVIGGLTSSTVLTLLLVPTLYVLVEDIKERFTRRPTPPTTGGERTEAVVAH
- a CDS encoding FIST signal transduction protein — protein: MPDETYRRVMENERASTDETERGDISMNAAEEKPLVREALVEDARWERALARALARVKGPTDLAILFASGLYAESLPELVRRAYEESEVRLLIGCSGQGVIGQGEELEETAALALMTLQLPGARLRVVRFTQALVEECERAEEWHTRLGLPPEEVNAWLILADPFRLDSEALLEGLARAYPHCPIVGGLASAHPLLQRTFVFRNGQVFGEGGVGLALGGPYTILPLVSQGCEPIGEPWTITSVRGNLVETISNRPAYELLLETLQELPPFLQRRARHNLLVGLAANEYRESFGRGSFLVRPLIGVDRLSGGLAIGAMPRVGQTIQFQMRDASTADMDLRDALERAREELRDREPVAAILCTCNGRGMNLFDTPNHDAEAVEHYLGPLPLIGLFCSGEIGPVDGRPFLHGFTACMALLVRRE